One region of Macadamia integrifolia cultivar HAES 741 chromosome 11, SCU_Mint_v3, whole genome shotgun sequence genomic DNA includes:
- the LOC122092673 gene encoding ATP-dependent 6-phosphofructokinase 2-like, translating into MTDSHAKAALPSTNSGEGKPENQLEPQMQNLSFPTSNLQLQRLPHLTDYLPNLPTFTNPLDHNQFYHPCQEFYISPSDVVLRHISFDLSDPASSPPIAYYRAGPRKQILFESSTVRAAIVTCGGLCPGLNTVIRELVVGLWDLYGVRQIFGILAGYRGFYSMEPMRLDPKLVDSLHMRGGTFLETSRGGFDLQKIVDSIESRRFNQVYIIGGDGTMRGAVAIFEEIRRRKLNVAVAGIPKTVDNDVGIIDRSFGFQTAVETAQQAIHAAHVEAESAVNGIGLVKLMGRSAGHIVIHATLSSRDVDCCLLPESDFYLEGKGGLFEFLEQRLKENGHAVLVVAEGAGQDLIPRTDAQKEERDESGNPVFLDVGVWLKSELNQWWKRDHARELFTVKYIDPTYMIRAVPANATDNLYCTLLAHSAIHGIMAGYTGFVAGPINGIYAYIPVVEVAKAKNIVDLKDHKWAWVRSVTNQPDFVKD; encoded by the exons ATGACTGATTCTCATGCCAAAGCAGCTCTTCCCAGTACCAACTCCGGCGAAGGGAAGCCGGAAAACCAACTCGAACCGCAAATGCAAAACCTCTCTTTCCCTACCTCGAACCTTCAACTTCAAAGATTACCACACCTTACTGACTATTTACCCAACCTTCCAACCTTCACTAACCCTTTAGACCACAACCAGTTCTACCACCCATGCCAGGAGTTCTACATCTCTCCCTCCGATGTCGTTCTTCGTCACATCTCCTTCGATCTCTCCGACCCTGCGTCCTCCCCTCCCATTGCCTACTACCGCGCTGGGCCCCGTAAGCAGATCCTCTTCGAATCTTCCACTGTTCGAGCGGCGATCGTCACCTGCGGTGGACTCTGCCCTGGCCTGAATACCGTCATTAGGGAACTGGTGGTGGGATTGTGGGACCTTTACGGTGTGCGTCAGATTTTTGGTATTTTGGCTGGTTACCGAGGATTCTACTCCATGGAACCCATGCGACTTGATCCCAAGCTTGTGGATAGCTTGCATATGAGGGGCGGCACCTTCCTTGAGACCTCCAGAGGTGGTTTCGATCTCCAGAAGATCGTTGATTCCATCGAATCTCGCCGATTTAATCAG GTCTACATAATAGGTGGAGATGGCACTATGCGCGGCGCTGTTGCGATCTTTGAGGAGATTCGTCGCCGGAAATTGAATGTAGCAGTTGCAGGGATCCCCAAGACTGTTGACAATGATGTTGGAATCATAGACAGATCGTTTGGATTTCAAACAGCTGTGGAGACTGCCCAGCAAGCAATACACGCCGCTCATGTGGAGGCTGAGAGTGCTGTTAATGGTATTGGGTTGGTGAAGCTGATGGGACGAAGTGCAGGTCACATTGTCATCCATGCTACGTTAAGTAGCCGTGATGTGGATTGCTGTTTACTTCCAGAGTCTGATTTCTACTTGGAAGGGAAGGGAGGCCTTTTTGAATTCCTTGAGCAGAGACTGAAAGAGAATGGACATGCAGTGTTAGTAGTAGCTGAGGGGGCTGGGCAGGATTTGATACCGAGGACAGATGCtcagaaggaagagagagacgaGTCTGGCAACCCAGTGTTCTTGGATGTTGGAGTTTGGTTGAAGTCTGAGCTGAATCAGTGGTGGAAGAGAGACCACGCCAGGGAGTTATTCACGGTGAAGTACATAGATCCCACATATATGATACGTGCAGTCCCCGCGAATGCTACAGATAACTTATATTGCACACTTCTGGCTCACTCTGCAATACATGGGATTATGGCTGGTTACACTGGATTCGTCGCCGGACCTATTAATGGCATTTACGCATATATTCCGGTGGTTGAGGTGGCAAAGGCAAAGAATATAGTTGATTTGAAGGACCACAAGTGGGCATGGGTTAGATCCGTGACTAACCAGCCAGACTTTGTGAAGGACTAG
- the LOC122094109 gene encoding glucan endo-1,3-beta-glucosidase 6-like: MAKTNYCAASFILLLLSTSSVMVVVVESAIGVNWGTVSFHRLTPSIVVRLLQDNKIPKVKLFDADPDALSALMGTRIEVMVGIPNEMLSVLSSSPNVADLWVRQNISRYLVRGGANIRYIAVGNEPFLTSYSGQFQSYVVPALLNLQQSLVKANLANFIKLVVPCNADAYESTVPSQGAFRPELTQIMTQLVSFLNSNGSPFVVNIYPFLSLYGNTDFPQDYAFFDGTSHSVTDGQNVYSNAFDGNYDTLVAALNRIGYGQMPIVIGEIGWPTDGVLSANLTAARAFNQGLINHVLSNKGTPLRPGVPPSDVYLFSLLDEGAKSVLPGNFERHWGIFSFDGQAKYPLNLGLGNGLLKNAKDIQYLPSRWCVADPLMDLSGVVNHFKLACSVADCTTLNYGGSCNGIGVKGNISYAFNSYYQLQKQDARSCDFDGLGMVTFLDPSVGDCRFLVGINDKSSGVRLRHEYFAAWSMLLWVSLFL; this comes from the exons ATGGCGAAAACCAACTATTGTGCAGCTTCTTTCATACTTCTACTCCTTTCGACCTCCTCTgtaatggtggtggtggtggagtcTGCCATTGGTGTGAATTGGGGAACCGTTTCATTCCACCGGCTTACTCCCTCCATTGTCGTTCGTCTTCTCCAGGACAATAAGATACCGAAAGTGAAACTCTTCGATGCGGACCCAGATGCTCTTTCAGCTCTTATGGGTACTCGGATTGAGGTTATGGTGGGCATTCCCAACGAGATGTTGTCTGTCTTAAGCTCGTCCCCTAATGTTGCAGATTTGTGGGTTCGCCAGAATATATCCAGATATTTGGTTAGAGGTGGTGCTAATATCAG GTACATTGCTGTTGGGAATGAGCCATTCCTCACCAGCTATTCAGGTCAATTCCAATCCTATGTTGTCCCTGCACTGCTTAATCTACAGCAGTCCTTAGTAAAAGCGAATCTGGCAAATTTCATAAAGCTAGTTGTCCCTTGCAATGCGGATGCATATGAGTCAACTGTTCCTTCTCAAGGAGCCTTCCGCCCTGAACTGACCCAAATCATGACTCAGCTTGTTTCCTTCCTCAACTCAAATGGGTCTCCCTTTGTTGTcaacatctatccttttctGAGCCTTTACGGAAACACAGATTTCCCACAAGACTATGCATTCTTTGATGGCACATCTCACTCTGTCACGGATGGGCAAAATGTTTATTCTAATGCTTTTGATGGCAATTATGATACACTAGTAGCTGCTCTTAACAGAATTGGATATGGTCAGATGCCCATAGTCATTGGCGAGATTGGCTGGCCCACAGATGGAGTTCTGAGTGCGAATCTCACTGCTGCAAGGGCCTTCAACCAGGGTCTCATAAATCATGTCCTTAGTAACAAGGGTACCCCTCTGAGACCAGGAGTCCCACCCTCAGATGTTTATCTTTTCAGCCTTCTTGATGAAGGCGCAAAGAGCGTACTTCCTGGGAACTTCGAAAGGCACTGGGGGATATTCTCCTTTGATGGTCAGGCTAAGTACCCCTTGAACCTTGGATTGGGCAATGGACTATTGAAGAATGCAAAGGACATTCAGTACCTTCCATCAAGGTGGTGTGTTGCGGACCCATTGATGGATCTCTCAGGTGTGGTTAACCATTTCAAACTTGCTTGCAGTGTTGCAGACTGCACAACACTCAATTATGGGGGATCATGCAATGGAATTGGAGTAAAGGGGAACATCTCATATGCCTTCAACAGTTATTATCAGCTGCAAAAGCAGGATGCACGTAGTTGTGATTTCGATGGGCTTGGTATGGTCACTTTCCTTGATCCTTCTGTTGGCGACTGCAGGtttcttgttggaatcaatGACAAGAGTTCTGGTGTCCGGCTACGTCATGAATATTTTGCTGCCTGGAGTATGTTATTGTGGGTTTCTCTGTTTTTGTAA